One Amorphoplanes digitatis genomic window carries:
- a CDS encoding SigE family RNA polymerase sigma factor, with translation MGLARRGDDEFVEFAQANSARLQRAAYLLTGDRHQAEDAAQAALVRVYAAWGRVRRKDPYAYTRTVLANLITDQWRRPMREYATEQLPEQPLPRDLADDVARRRWLIGALQALSPRERAVVVLRHFFDATEVDVARELDISLGTVKSLNSRALAKLRVSIPSPRRAESGVRT, from the coding sequence GTGGGATTAGCTCGAAGAGGCGACGACGAGTTCGTCGAGTTCGCGCAGGCGAACTCGGCGCGGCTGCAACGCGCCGCGTACCTGCTGACCGGCGACCGACATCAGGCCGAGGACGCGGCACAGGCCGCCCTGGTCCGGGTGTACGCGGCCTGGGGCCGGGTGCGCCGCAAGGACCCGTACGCGTACACCCGCACGGTGCTGGCCAACCTGATCACCGACCAGTGGCGCCGCCCGATGCGCGAGTACGCGACCGAGCAGCTGCCGGAGCAGCCGCTGCCCCGGGACCTGGCCGACGACGTCGCCCGGCGCCGCTGGCTGATCGGCGCGTTACAGGCGCTGTCGCCGCGCGAGCGCGCGGTGGTCGTGCTCCGGCACTTCTTCGACGCGACCGAGGTCGACGTGGCCCGGGAGCTCGACATCTCCCTCGGCACGGTCAAGAGCCTCAACTCCCGGGCGCTCGCCAAGCTCCGGGTCTCCATCCCTTCACCCCGGCGCGCCGAAAGCGGAGTACGCACGTGA
- a CDS encoding patatin-like phospholipase family protein, which produces MQRRALVLGGGGVTGVAWEIGLLHGLAERGVDLTTADLFVGTSAGSVVAAQLTGGASVAELYERELADTGGDRSATIGTRVLLGFVMAALWPGGRARGRARLGRAALKARTVPESERRTAIASRVRRDDWPAARLLIPAVEARTGEVVVFDSDSGASLVDAVAASCAVPLVWPPMTVGDRRYIDGGVRSVANVDLAAGYDRVVVIAPLVAAARRADRPGAQAAALGAGVRTAVVSPNRAALTAIGRNPLDPARRAPAGEAGRAQAAEVAERVRAVWA; this is translated from the coding sequence ATGCAGAGACGCGCGCTGGTGCTGGGTGGTGGCGGCGTCACCGGCGTCGCCTGGGAGATCGGCCTGCTGCACGGCCTCGCCGAGCGGGGCGTCGACCTCACCACGGCCGACCTGTTCGTCGGCACCTCGGCCGGCTCGGTCGTGGCCGCCCAGCTGACCGGCGGCGCCTCCGTCGCCGAGCTCTACGAGCGCGAGCTCGCCGACACCGGCGGCGACCGCAGCGCCACCATCGGCACGCGGGTGCTGCTCGGCTTCGTGATGGCCGCGCTCTGGCCCGGCGGCCGGGCCCGCGGCCGGGCCCGGCTGGGCCGGGCCGCGCTGAAGGCCCGCACGGTGCCGGAGTCCGAGCGGCGCACGGCCATCGCCTCGCGCGTGCGGCGCGACGACTGGCCCGCGGCCCGGCTGCTGATCCCGGCCGTCGAGGCGCGCACCGGCGAGGTCGTGGTCTTCGACAGCGACAGCGGGGCGTCGCTCGTCGACGCGGTGGCCGCGAGCTGCGCGGTGCCGCTGGTCTGGCCGCCGATGACGGTCGGCGACCGCCGCTACATCGACGGCGGGGTGCGCTCGGTCGCCAACGTGGACCTGGCCGCCGGTTACGACCGGGTGGTGGTGATCGCGCCGCTGGTCGCGGCGGCCCGGCGCGCCGACCGCCCGGGTGCGCAGGCGGCGGCGCTCGGTGCCGGCGTGCGGACCGCCGTGGTCAGCCCGAACCGGGCCGCCCTGACCGCGATCGGCCGCAACCCGCTCGACCCGGCCCGCCGTGCGCCCGCCGGCGAGGCCGGCCGGGCGCAGGCGGCCGAGGTGGCCGAGCGGGTCCGCGCGGTCTGGGCGTAG
- a CDS encoding glycoside hydrolase family 26 protein has protein sequence MTDERPRGPRLWRAGVAALILLAGLGVALANTAGEPRPAATPTATPSRPTSASRGAPSSAESRSARRLIALPRQDGEWPGPNGLSGVNGDPKFDTAHVNAFCAARGRPCHVAQTYTDRTSWESMTAGTGWTFDLFADFEGMLVVSQGLVPIGAAADLAACANGEKDRDWRNFGALMTRHGRGDSVVRLGWEFNERTSPWRADDPATWIACYRRAATNIRAGNPDVLLDWTINAHGTPAGVCGGVSTNCYPGDAYVDIVGIDNYDHYPWSPTKAAFDRVAAAPEGLDWLYRFARAHGKLFAVGEWGVVPTGDAGRENPSFVTWMHAWFAGHARYLAYETYFSDCGAGGVQSSLYRTDAGCFPNPRSAAVYKNLFGA, from the coding sequence ATGACCGACGAGCGACCGCGTGGCCCGAGGCTGTGGCGGGCCGGCGTCGCGGCGCTGATCCTGCTCGCCGGGCTCGGCGTCGCCCTGGCGAACACCGCCGGCGAACCCCGGCCGGCCGCGACGCCGACCGCGACGCCGTCCAGGCCCACCTCCGCGTCCCGCGGCGCGCCGTCCTCCGCCGAATCGCGCTCCGCTCGGCGACTGATCGCGCTCCCCCGCCAGGACGGCGAATGGCCGGGCCCGAACGGCCTGTCCGGCGTCAACGGCGACCCGAAGTTCGACACCGCGCACGTCAACGCGTTCTGCGCCGCGCGCGGCCGGCCGTGCCATGTCGCGCAGACCTACACGGACCGGACGTCGTGGGAGTCGATGACGGCCGGCACCGGCTGGACGTTCGACCTGTTCGCGGACTTCGAGGGCATGCTCGTCGTCTCGCAGGGGCTGGTGCCCATCGGTGCGGCCGCGGACCTGGCGGCGTGCGCGAACGGCGAAAAGGATCGGGACTGGAGGAATTTCGGCGCCCTGATGACCCGCCACGGCCGCGGCGACTCGGTGGTGCGGCTGGGCTGGGAGTTCAACGAGCGGACCTCGCCCTGGCGGGCCGACGACCCGGCGACCTGGATCGCCTGCTACCGCCGCGCCGCCACCAACATCCGCGCCGGCAATCCGGACGTGCTGCTGGACTGGACGATCAACGCGCACGGCACGCCGGCCGGGGTGTGCGGCGGGGTGAGCACGAACTGCTACCCCGGCGACGCCTACGTGGACATCGTCGGCATCGACAACTACGACCACTACCCCTGGTCGCCGACGAAGGCGGCGTTCGACCGGGTGGCCGCGGCCCCCGAGGGCCTTGACTGGCTGTACCGGTTCGCCCGGGCGCACGGCAAGCTGTTCGCGGTCGGCGAGTGGGGCGTGGTACCGACCGGCGACGCCGGCCGGGAGAACCCGTCGTTCGTGACCTGGATGCACGCCTGGTTCGCCGGCCATGCCAGGTACCTGGCGTACGAGACCTACTTCTCCGACTGCGGCGCGGGCGGGGTGCAGTCGAGCCTGTACCGCACGGACGCCGGCTGCTTCCCCAATCCGCGGTCGGCGGCGGTCTACAAGAACCTCTTCGGCGCATAG
- a CDS encoding DUF1540 domain-containing protein — MTQMLEMPRVQTCTVTACGYNHGGCTAFAITIGGVNSACDTFVETTDKGGMGQATAQVGACKRSECVHNTELECHAPSIVVGAAQDRADCLTFEAR, encoded by the coding sequence ATGACTCAGATGTTGGAGATGCCGCGCGTTCAGACCTGCACGGTCACGGCCTGCGGCTACAACCACGGCGGCTGCACGGCCTTCGCGATCACCATCGGCGGCGTGAACTCGGCGTGCGACACGTTCGTCGAAACCACCGACAAGGGCGGGATGGGCCAGGCCACGGCGCAGGTCGGCGCCTGCAAGCGGTCCGAGTGCGTGCACAACACCGAGCTCGAGTGTCACGCGCCGTCGATCGTCGTCGGCGCCGCGCAGGATCGGGCGGACTGCCTCACCTTCGAGGCGCGATAA
- a CDS encoding NUDIX hydrolase — translation MTNEREFLEGYDPGAYAPVAVTVDVVALTIRDARLHVLLVERGGHPFTGWRALPGGFVRDETLDGAALRELAEETGLRPGEDDLDRVHLEQLRSYGNPGRDPRMRVVSVAYLAFAPSLPDPRAGGDASGAFWVPVDEAGELAFDHAAILADALDRARAKLEYTPLATAFVGDEFTIGELRAVYAAVWGEELHAGNFHRKVLSVPGFVESTGETAARGGERGGPKARLYRAGDARLLHPALLRPAREDGIR, via the coding sequence ATGACGAACGAACGGGAGTTCCTCGAGGGCTACGACCCGGGTGCATACGCCCCGGTCGCCGTCACCGTCGACGTCGTGGCGCTGACCATCCGGGACGCCCGGCTGCACGTCCTGCTCGTCGAGCGCGGCGGCCACCCGTTCACCGGATGGCGTGCCCTGCCCGGCGGCTTCGTGCGCGACGAGACACTCGACGGTGCCGCCCTGCGCGAGCTCGCCGAGGAGACCGGCCTGCGCCCGGGCGAGGACGACCTGGACCGGGTGCACCTCGAGCAGCTCCGGTCCTACGGGAACCCGGGCCGCGATCCCCGGATGCGGGTCGTCTCGGTGGCCTACCTGGCGTTCGCGCCGAGCCTGCCCGACCCGAGGGCCGGCGGCGACGCGTCCGGCGCGTTCTGGGTGCCCGTCGACGAGGCCGGCGAGCTGGCCTTCGACCACGCGGCGATCCTCGCCGACGCCCTCGACCGGGCCCGCGCCAAGCTGGAGTACACGCCGCTGGCCACCGCGTTCGTCGGCGACGAGTTCACCATCGGCGAGCTGCGGGCGGTCTACGCGGCGGTCTGGGGCGAGGAGTTGCACGCCGGCAACTTCCACCGCAAGGTGCTGTCGGTGCCGGGCTTCGTCGAGAGCACCGGCGAGACGGCGGCCCGCGGCGGGGAGCGCGGCGGGCCCAAGGCGCGGCTCTACCGGGCCGGCGACGCGCGGCTGCTGCACCCGGCGCTGCTGCGGCCGGCCCGAGAGGACGGCATCCGATGA